From the Gasterosteus aculeatus chromosome 13, fGasAcu3.hap1.1, whole genome shotgun sequence genome, one window contains:
- the agtpbp1 gene encoding cytosolic carboxypeptidase 1 isoform X1, whose protein sequence is MNKPKMATEKGVPSNSKVLMLLGQLERMNGEAMMRDVETARQVTAKIFHLIQTQEKSGKEVMSKGSSGMEVILASLENTRDVQTTLNILYILSELLTVGRGRRVSVFVSKGGTGILFQILITASKELPPSEELMLQLHSLLAKVGPKDRKFGVKARLSGALNATVNVTKQNLQNTKLLLPCLQVLRVYSTNSVNAISLGKNGVVELMFKIVAPYSKKNTTLLKVALDALGALLKSKTNARRAVDGGHVHVLLALYQDWHHNDARHRHMLIRKGLLVCLRNITNIKLGRKAFIDTGGMRILYNSSTECLPVRTLDPLVNTSSLIMRKCFPKNRLPLPTIKSAFHYQLPHVPAAGPVAQLYSQPPGGRKNRQLCNRPLKKVDDVVDESDDNEETDADTENDTENEEDDKDQGAANDDIETDLNKLHPKNNPGRPFEELRVYERFFLELSEDFQGYNFEPSKSSSTTSSSFSSTRSTRPIIVPTAQALSPKHVPIMSCQEDCSLTKGEHTVHSPSVPTTAPLTPLELDTILLTKGRDRKGEAHAALSSLTRPPAQPQMIEQELAHLLECVSLEAEDTPNKGEEVGRGGKQEGSPVNATRHIQSPLLLGGIATRRVGGGGGGGGSNWGSDCGSEGAEDEAGEGAVLEVPDTALLLPLHDPDLYVEMVKGTRSVPQYAEVAYPDYFGHIAPTFKEPLQERVYGVQRSKIFQDIERLIHPNDIVDKVVYDLDIPSCPVIEDNGESLKFNSQFESGNLRKAVQIRKYEYDLVLNSDINSNHYHQWFYFEVSGMRVGTNYRFNIINSEKSNSQFNYGMQVLMYSVQDAISGRPRWVRTGTDICYYKNHFARSSIAAGGQKGKSYYTMTFSTSFSHKDDVCYFAYHYPYTYSTLKMHLSKLEALRTPQIYLRQDVLCQTLGGNSCPLLTITAMPESNSNDYICQFRNRPLIFLSARVHPGETNASWVMKGTLEFLMGTSPLAASLREAYIFKIVPMLNPDGVVNGNHRCSLSGEDLNRQWQNPNPELHPTIYHTKSLLQYLAHIQRAPLVFCDYHGHSRKKNVFMYGCSVKETVWQSNISATSSDLQEDLGYRALPKILSQIAPAFSMASCSFVVERSKESTARVVVWREIGVQRSYTMESTLCGCDQGKYKGLQIGTRELEEMGAQFCVALLRLKRLTGMRNHQHLLDLESDIIGTQSKVVSSSPTTYVMEEDEPSFLEAIDYSAESNDEDAEPENEHGGGVQENPNHLDQLSDGETNHRD, encoded by the exons ATGAACAAACCCAAAATGGCCACAGAGAAGGG CGTTCCCAGTAACTCCAAAGTTCTGATGCTCCTGGGCCAACTAGAGAGGATGAATGGAGAAGCCATGATGAGGGATGTCGAAACAGCGAGACAGGTCACTGCAAAGATATTTCATCTCATACAGACACAGG agaaGAGCGGAAAAGAGGTGATGTCCAAAGGCTCCAGTGGCATGGAGGTCATTCTGGCCTCACTGGAG AACACCAGGGATGTTCAGACCACTCTGAATATTTTGTACATTCTCAGTGAGCTGCTGACTGTGG GCAGAGGTCGCAGGGTCAGCGTATTTGTGTCTAAAGGAGGAACAGGAATATTATTCCAGATTCTGATAACTGCAAGTAAAGAGTTGCCTCCAAGTGAAGAACTCATGCTGCAGCTTCACTCACTGCTTGCAAAGGTTGGTCCAAAAG acagaaAGTTCGGAGTGAAGGCGCGTTTGAGCGGAGCGCTGAATGCCACGGTCAACGTAACCAAACAGAACCTACAGAATACCAAGCTGCTTCTCCCCTGCCTGCAGGTTCTCAGGGTTTACTCCACCAACT CGGTGAATGCTATTTCTCTGGGCAAGAACGGAGTGGTTGAGCTCATGTTCAAGATTGTGGCGCCGTACAGCAAGAAGAACACCACGCTGCTGAA GGTAGCTCTGGACGCCCTGGGAGCGCTCCTCAAATCCA AGACGAATGCTCGCCGTGCAGTGGATGGTGGACATGTGCATGTCTTGCTGGCTCTGTACCAGGACTGGCATCACAATGACGCTCGGCATCGCCACATGCTGATACGCAAAGGGCTGCTTGTCTGCCTCAGGAACATCACCAACATCAAGCTCGGCAGGAAAGCGTTCATAGACACCGGCGGCATGAGGATCCTCTACAACTCATCCACC GAGTGTCTCCCGGTGCGGACTCTGGATCCACTTGTCAACACTTCGAGTCTCATCATGAGGAAGTGTTTTCCTAAGAACCGTCTGCCTCTGCCCACCATCAAATCAGCCTTCCATTACCAGCTGCCACACGTACCTGCTGCAGGGCCTGTGGCGCAGCTGTACAGCCAGCCACCTGGGG GAAGAAAAAATCGTCAGCTCTGCAACAGGCCCTTAAAGAAGG TGGACGATGTGGTGGATGAAAGTGACGATAACGAGGAGACGGACGCAGACACAGAGAACGATACTGAGAATGAAGAGGACGACAAGGATCAAGGCGCCGCG AATGATGACATAGAGACGGACCTAAACAAGCTGCATCCCAAAAACAACCCCGGACGTCCTTTCGAGGAGTTGAGGGTCTACGAGAGGTTCTTCTTGGAGCTTTCTGAAGACTTCCAG GGTTATAACTTTGAGCCGTCAAAGAGTTCCTCGACCACGTCGTCGTCTTTCTCCTCAACTCGATCCACTCGGCCCATCATAGTGCCAACAGCACAAGCCCTTTCCCCGAAGCACGTCCCCATAATGAGCTGTCAGGAGGACTGCAGCCTCACTAAAGGAGAACACACCGTGCACTCTCCCTCTGTGCCCACTACTGCTCCACTAACGCCTCTAGAACTGGACACCATCCTCCTCACCAAGGGCCGAGACAGAAAAGGGGAGGCGCACGCAGCACTGTCCTCCCTCACCAGGCCTCCGGCTCAACCCCAGATGATAGAGCAGGAGCTCGCCCACCTGCTGGAGTGTGTCTCTCTAGAGGCGGAGGATACTCCAAACAAAGGGGAGGAAGTAGGACGGGGAGGCAAACAAGAAGGATCCCCTGTCAATGCCACGAGGCACATACAGTCTCCACTGCTCCTGGGGGGCATAGCTACCCGtcgtgtggggggaggaggaggaggaggcggcagtAACTGGGGTTCGGACTGTGGCTCAGAGGGAGCCGAGGACGAGGCAGGGGAAGGAGCAGTTTTGGAGGTTCCAGACACGGCGCTGCTCCTCCCGCTTCATGACCCCGACCTCTATGTGGAGATGGTGAAGGGAACGCGCTCCGTCCCGCAGTACGCTGAAGTAGCTTACCCCGACTACTTTGGCCACATAGCCCCAACATTCAAGGAACCCCTTCAGGAGAGAGTGTATGGAGTACAGAG GTCCAAAATATTCCAGGACATTGAGAGGTTAATTCATCCCAATGATATCGTGGATAAAGTAGTCTACGACTTGGACATTCCCAG TTGTCCTGTGATCGAAGACAATGGCGAGTCACTGAAGTTCAACTCTCAGTTTGAGTCTGGCAACTTGAGGAAGGCAGTTCAAATTAGGAA ATATGAGTATGACCTTGTGCTGAATTCAGACATCAACAGTAATCACTATCACCAGTGGTTCTACTTTGAGGTCAGCGGCATGCGTGTTGGAACCAACTACCGCTTCAACATCATCAACTCTGAGAAGTCCAACAGCCAGTTCAACTACG gcatgCAGGTCCTAATGTACTCTGTGCAGGACGCGATCAGTGGCAGGCCTCGCTGGGTCAGAACAGGAACAGACATCTGTTATTACAA GAATCACTTTGCGAGGAGCTCCATTGCAGCGGGGGGTCAGAAAGGAAAGTCCTATTATACAATGACCTTCAGCACAAGCTTCAGCCATAAGGATGATGTCTGCTACTTTGCCTATCATTACCCATATACTTACTCCACTCTTAAG ATGCACCTGTCCAAACTTGAGGCTTTGAGGACCCCCCAGATCTACCTGAGACAGGATGTCCTCTGTCAAACTTTGGGGGGAAACAGCTGCCCCCTTCTCACTATCACTGCCATGCCGGAATCCAATTCTAATGATTACATCTGTCAGTTCA GGAATCGTCCATTGATCTTCCTGTCGGCCAGAGTGCACCCTGGAGAGACCAACGCTAGCTGGGTAATGAAGGGTACGCTGGAGTTCCTGATGGGCACCAGCCCACTGGCTGCCAGCCTGAGAGAGGCATACATCTTCAAAATAGTCCCCATGCTCAACCCGGATGGAGTTGTAAATGGAAA TCATCGTTGCTCTCTGAGTGGAGAGGATTTGAATCGCCAGTGGCAGAACCCCAATCCTGAGCTCCACCCCACCATCTACCACACTAAGAGCCTGCTGCAGTACCTTGCACACATACAAAGGGCGCCGCTG GTATTCTGCGACTACCACGGTCATTCCAGGAAGAAGAATGTGTTCATGTACGGCTGCAGCGTGAAGGAGACGGTCTGGCAATCCAATATCAGCGCTACGTCCAGTGACTTACAGGAGGACCTTGGATACAGA GCGCTTCCTAAGATCCTGTCCCAGATCGCCCCGGCCTTCAGCATGGCCAGCTGCAGTTTTGTTGTGGAGCGCTCCAAAGAGTCAACAGCTCGTGTTGTTGTATGGAGAGAGATCGGAGTGCAGCGCAGCTACACCATGGAGAGCACGCTGTGCGGTTGCGACCAGGGAAAGTATAAG GGTCTTCAGATTGGCaccagagagctggaggagatggGAGCTCAGTTCTGTGTGGCCCTGCTGAGGCTGAAAAGGCTGACGGGGATGCGCAATCACCAACACCTGCTGGACTTGGAGAGCGATATCATTGGGACGCAGTCTAAAGTGGTCAG CAGCAGCCCCACCACCTAcgtgatggaggaggatgagccGTCCTTTCTGGAGGCGATAGACTACAGCGCAGAGAGCAATGATGAGGACGCCGAGCCTGAAAACGAGCACGGCGGCGGAGTCCAGGAGAATCCCAATCACCTCGATCAACTGTCGGACGGCGAGACGAATCACCGGGACTAG
- the agtpbp1 gene encoding cytosolic carboxypeptidase 1 isoform X2, translated as MNKPKMATEKGVPSNSKVLMLLGQLERMNGEAMMRDVETARQVTAKIFHLIQTQEKSGKEVMSKGSSGMEVILASLENTRDVQTTLNILYILSELLTVGRGRRVSVFVSKGGTGILFQILITASKELPPSEELMLQLHSLLAKVGPKDRKFGVKARLSGALNATVNVTKQNLQNTKLLLPCLQVLRVYSTNSVNAISLGKNGVVELMFKIVAPYSKKNTTLLKVALDALGALLKSKTNARRAVDGGHVHVLLALYQDWHHNDARHRHMLIRKGLLVCLRNITNIKLGRKAFIDTGGMRILYNSSTECLPVRTLDPLVNTSSLIMRKCFPKNRLPLPTIKSAFHYQLPHVPAAGPVAQLYSQPPGGRKNRQLCNRPLKKVDDVVDESDDNEETDADTENDTENEEDDKDQGAANDDIETDLNKLHPKNNPGRPFEELRVYERFFLELSEDFQGYNFEPSKSSSTTSSSFSSTRSTRPIIVPTAQALSPKHVPIMSCQEDCSLTKGEHTVHSPSVPTTAPLTPLELDTILLTKGRDRKGEAHAALSSLTRPPAQPQMIEQELAHLLECVSLEAEDTPNKGEEVGRGGKQEGSPVNATRHIQSPLLLGGIATRRVGGGGGGGGSNWGSDCGSEGAEDEAGEGAVLEVPDTALLLPLHDPDLYVEMVKGTRSVPQYAEVAYPDYFGHIAPTFKEPLQERVYGVQRSKIFQDIERLIHPNDIVDKVVYDLDIPSCPVIEDNGESLKFNSQFESGNLRKAVQIRKYEYDLVLNSDINSNHYHQWFYFEVSGMRVGTNYRFNIINSEKSNSQFNYGMQVLMYSVQDAISGRPRWVRTGTDICYYKNHFARSSIAAGGQKGKSYYTMTFSTSFSHKDDVCYFAYHYPYTYSTLKMHLSKLEALRTPQIYLRQDVLCQTLGGNSCPLLTITAMPESNSNDYICQFRNRPLIFLSARVHPGETNASWVMKGTLEFLMGTSPLAASLREAYIFKIVPMLNPDGVVNGNHRCSLSGEDLNRQWQNPNPELHPTIYHTKSLLQYLAHIQRAPLVFCDYHGHSRKKNVFMYGCSVKETVWQSNISATSSDLQEDLGYRALPKILSQIAPAFSMASCSFVVERSKESTARVVVWREIGVQRSYTMESTLCGCDQGKYKGLQIGTRELEEMGAQFCVALLRLKRLTGMRNHQHLLDLESDIIGTQSKVVSSPTTYVMEEDEPSFLEAIDYSAESNDEDAEPENEHGGGVQENPNHLDQLSDGETNHRD; from the exons ATGAACAAACCCAAAATGGCCACAGAGAAGGG CGTTCCCAGTAACTCCAAAGTTCTGATGCTCCTGGGCCAACTAGAGAGGATGAATGGAGAAGCCATGATGAGGGATGTCGAAACAGCGAGACAGGTCACTGCAAAGATATTTCATCTCATACAGACACAGG agaaGAGCGGAAAAGAGGTGATGTCCAAAGGCTCCAGTGGCATGGAGGTCATTCTGGCCTCACTGGAG AACACCAGGGATGTTCAGACCACTCTGAATATTTTGTACATTCTCAGTGAGCTGCTGACTGTGG GCAGAGGTCGCAGGGTCAGCGTATTTGTGTCTAAAGGAGGAACAGGAATATTATTCCAGATTCTGATAACTGCAAGTAAAGAGTTGCCTCCAAGTGAAGAACTCATGCTGCAGCTTCACTCACTGCTTGCAAAGGTTGGTCCAAAAG acagaaAGTTCGGAGTGAAGGCGCGTTTGAGCGGAGCGCTGAATGCCACGGTCAACGTAACCAAACAGAACCTACAGAATACCAAGCTGCTTCTCCCCTGCCTGCAGGTTCTCAGGGTTTACTCCACCAACT CGGTGAATGCTATTTCTCTGGGCAAGAACGGAGTGGTTGAGCTCATGTTCAAGATTGTGGCGCCGTACAGCAAGAAGAACACCACGCTGCTGAA GGTAGCTCTGGACGCCCTGGGAGCGCTCCTCAAATCCA AGACGAATGCTCGCCGTGCAGTGGATGGTGGACATGTGCATGTCTTGCTGGCTCTGTACCAGGACTGGCATCACAATGACGCTCGGCATCGCCACATGCTGATACGCAAAGGGCTGCTTGTCTGCCTCAGGAACATCACCAACATCAAGCTCGGCAGGAAAGCGTTCATAGACACCGGCGGCATGAGGATCCTCTACAACTCATCCACC GAGTGTCTCCCGGTGCGGACTCTGGATCCACTTGTCAACACTTCGAGTCTCATCATGAGGAAGTGTTTTCCTAAGAACCGTCTGCCTCTGCCCACCATCAAATCAGCCTTCCATTACCAGCTGCCACACGTACCTGCTGCAGGGCCTGTGGCGCAGCTGTACAGCCAGCCACCTGGGG GAAGAAAAAATCGTCAGCTCTGCAACAGGCCCTTAAAGAAGG TGGACGATGTGGTGGATGAAAGTGACGATAACGAGGAGACGGACGCAGACACAGAGAACGATACTGAGAATGAAGAGGACGACAAGGATCAAGGCGCCGCG AATGATGACATAGAGACGGACCTAAACAAGCTGCATCCCAAAAACAACCCCGGACGTCCTTTCGAGGAGTTGAGGGTCTACGAGAGGTTCTTCTTGGAGCTTTCTGAAGACTTCCAG GGTTATAACTTTGAGCCGTCAAAGAGTTCCTCGACCACGTCGTCGTCTTTCTCCTCAACTCGATCCACTCGGCCCATCATAGTGCCAACAGCACAAGCCCTTTCCCCGAAGCACGTCCCCATAATGAGCTGTCAGGAGGACTGCAGCCTCACTAAAGGAGAACACACCGTGCACTCTCCCTCTGTGCCCACTACTGCTCCACTAACGCCTCTAGAACTGGACACCATCCTCCTCACCAAGGGCCGAGACAGAAAAGGGGAGGCGCACGCAGCACTGTCCTCCCTCACCAGGCCTCCGGCTCAACCCCAGATGATAGAGCAGGAGCTCGCCCACCTGCTGGAGTGTGTCTCTCTAGAGGCGGAGGATACTCCAAACAAAGGGGAGGAAGTAGGACGGGGAGGCAAACAAGAAGGATCCCCTGTCAATGCCACGAGGCACATACAGTCTCCACTGCTCCTGGGGGGCATAGCTACCCGtcgtgtggggggaggaggaggaggaggcggcagtAACTGGGGTTCGGACTGTGGCTCAGAGGGAGCCGAGGACGAGGCAGGGGAAGGAGCAGTTTTGGAGGTTCCAGACACGGCGCTGCTCCTCCCGCTTCATGACCCCGACCTCTATGTGGAGATGGTGAAGGGAACGCGCTCCGTCCCGCAGTACGCTGAAGTAGCTTACCCCGACTACTTTGGCCACATAGCCCCAACATTCAAGGAACCCCTTCAGGAGAGAGTGTATGGAGTACAGAG GTCCAAAATATTCCAGGACATTGAGAGGTTAATTCATCCCAATGATATCGTGGATAAAGTAGTCTACGACTTGGACATTCCCAG TTGTCCTGTGATCGAAGACAATGGCGAGTCACTGAAGTTCAACTCTCAGTTTGAGTCTGGCAACTTGAGGAAGGCAGTTCAAATTAGGAA ATATGAGTATGACCTTGTGCTGAATTCAGACATCAACAGTAATCACTATCACCAGTGGTTCTACTTTGAGGTCAGCGGCATGCGTGTTGGAACCAACTACCGCTTCAACATCATCAACTCTGAGAAGTCCAACAGCCAGTTCAACTACG gcatgCAGGTCCTAATGTACTCTGTGCAGGACGCGATCAGTGGCAGGCCTCGCTGGGTCAGAACAGGAACAGACATCTGTTATTACAA GAATCACTTTGCGAGGAGCTCCATTGCAGCGGGGGGTCAGAAAGGAAAGTCCTATTATACAATGACCTTCAGCACAAGCTTCAGCCATAAGGATGATGTCTGCTACTTTGCCTATCATTACCCATATACTTACTCCACTCTTAAG ATGCACCTGTCCAAACTTGAGGCTTTGAGGACCCCCCAGATCTACCTGAGACAGGATGTCCTCTGTCAAACTTTGGGGGGAAACAGCTGCCCCCTTCTCACTATCACTGCCATGCCGGAATCCAATTCTAATGATTACATCTGTCAGTTCA GGAATCGTCCATTGATCTTCCTGTCGGCCAGAGTGCACCCTGGAGAGACCAACGCTAGCTGGGTAATGAAGGGTACGCTGGAGTTCCTGATGGGCACCAGCCCACTGGCTGCCAGCCTGAGAGAGGCATACATCTTCAAAATAGTCCCCATGCTCAACCCGGATGGAGTTGTAAATGGAAA TCATCGTTGCTCTCTGAGTGGAGAGGATTTGAATCGCCAGTGGCAGAACCCCAATCCTGAGCTCCACCCCACCATCTACCACACTAAGAGCCTGCTGCAGTACCTTGCACACATACAAAGGGCGCCGCTG GTATTCTGCGACTACCACGGTCATTCCAGGAAGAAGAATGTGTTCATGTACGGCTGCAGCGTGAAGGAGACGGTCTGGCAATCCAATATCAGCGCTACGTCCAGTGACTTACAGGAGGACCTTGGATACAGA GCGCTTCCTAAGATCCTGTCCCAGATCGCCCCGGCCTTCAGCATGGCCAGCTGCAGTTTTGTTGTGGAGCGCTCCAAAGAGTCAACAGCTCGTGTTGTTGTATGGAGAGAGATCGGAGTGCAGCGCAGCTACACCATGGAGAGCACGCTGTGCGGTTGCGACCAGGGAAAGTATAAG GGTCTTCAGATTGGCaccagagagctggaggagatggGAGCTCAGTTCTGTGTGGCCCTGCTGAGGCTGAAAAGGCTGACGGGGATGCGCAATCACCAACACCTGCTGGACTTGGAGAGCGATATCATTGGGACGCAGTCTAAAGTGGTCAG CAGCCCCACCACCTAcgtgatggaggaggatgagccGTCCTTTCTGGAGGCGATAGACTACAGCGCAGAGAGCAATGATGAGGACGCCGAGCCTGAAAACGAGCACGGCGGCGGAGTCCAGGAGAATCCCAATCACCTCGATCAACTGTCGGACGGCGAGACGAATCACCGGGACTAG
- the agtpbp1 gene encoding cytosolic carboxypeptidase 1 isoform X6, with translation MKWRFSADPPEKSGKEVMSKGSSGMEVILASLENTRDVQTTLNILYILSELLTVGRGRRVSVFVSKGGTGILFQILITASKELPPSEELMLQLHSLLAKVGPKDRKFGVKARLSGALNATVNVTKQNLQNTKLLLPCLQVLRVYSTNSVNAISLGKNGVVELMFKIVAPYSKKNTTLLKVALDALGALLKSKTNARRAVDGGHVHVLLALYQDWHHNDARHRHMLIRKGLLVCLRNITNIKLGRKAFIDTGGMRILYNSSTECLPVRTLDPLVNTSSLIMRKCFPKNRLPLPTIKSAFHYQLPHVPAAGPVAQLYSQPPGVDDVVDESDDNEETDADTENDTENEEDDKDQGAANDDIETDLNKLHPKNNPGRPFEELRVYERFFLELSEDFQGYNFEPSKSSSTTSSSFSSTRSTRPIIVPTAQALSPKHVPIMSCQEDCSLTKGEHTVHSPSVPTTAPLTPLELDTILLTKGRDRKGEAHAALSSLTRPPAQPQMIEQELAHLLECVSLEAEDTPNKGEEVGRGGKQEGSPVNATRHIQSPLLLGGIATRRVGGGGGGGGSNWGSDCGSEGAEDEAGEGAVLEVPDTALLLPLHDPDLYVEMVKGTRSVPQYAEVAYPDYFGHIAPTFKEPLQERVYGVQRSKIFQDIERLIHPNDIVDKVVYDLDIPSCPVIEDNGESLKFNSQFESGNLRKAVQIRKYEYDLVLNSDINSNHYHQWFYFEVSGMRVGTNYRFNIINSEKSNSQFNYGMQVLMYSVQDAISGRPRWVRTGTDICYYKNHFARSSIAAGGQKGKSYYTMTFSTSFSHKDDVCYFAYHYPYTYSTLKMHLSKLEALRTPQIYLRQDVLCQTLGGNSCPLLTITAMPESNSNDYICQFRNRPLIFLSARVHPGETNASWVMKGTLEFLMGTSPLAASLREAYIFKIVPMLNPDGVVNGNHRCSLSGEDLNRQWQNPNPELHPTIYHTKSLLQYLAHIQRAPLVFCDYHGHSRKKNVFMYGCSVKETVWQSNISATSSDLQEDLGYRALPKILSQIAPAFSMASCSFVVERSKESTARVVVWREIGVQRSYTMESTLCGCDQGKYKGLQIGTRELEEMGAQFCVALLRLKRLTGMRNHQHLLDLESDIIGTQSKVVSSSPTTYVMEEDEPSFLEAIDYSAESNDEDAEPENEHGGGVQENPNHLDQLSDGETNHRD, from the exons ATGAAATGGAGATTCTCCGCTGACCCACCAG agaaGAGCGGAAAAGAGGTGATGTCCAAAGGCTCCAGTGGCATGGAGGTCATTCTGGCCTCACTGGAG AACACCAGGGATGTTCAGACCACTCTGAATATTTTGTACATTCTCAGTGAGCTGCTGACTGTGG GCAGAGGTCGCAGGGTCAGCGTATTTGTGTCTAAAGGAGGAACAGGAATATTATTCCAGATTCTGATAACTGCAAGTAAAGAGTTGCCTCCAAGTGAAGAACTCATGCTGCAGCTTCACTCACTGCTTGCAAAGGTTGGTCCAAAAG acagaaAGTTCGGAGTGAAGGCGCGTTTGAGCGGAGCGCTGAATGCCACGGTCAACGTAACCAAACAGAACCTACAGAATACCAAGCTGCTTCTCCCCTGCCTGCAGGTTCTCAGGGTTTACTCCACCAACT CGGTGAATGCTATTTCTCTGGGCAAGAACGGAGTGGTTGAGCTCATGTTCAAGATTGTGGCGCCGTACAGCAAGAAGAACACCACGCTGCTGAA GGTAGCTCTGGACGCCCTGGGAGCGCTCCTCAAATCCA AGACGAATGCTCGCCGTGCAGTGGATGGTGGACATGTGCATGTCTTGCTGGCTCTGTACCAGGACTGGCATCACAATGACGCTCGGCATCGCCACATGCTGATACGCAAAGGGCTGCTTGTCTGCCTCAGGAACATCACCAACATCAAGCTCGGCAGGAAAGCGTTCATAGACACCGGCGGCATGAGGATCCTCTACAACTCATCCACC GAGTGTCTCCCGGTGCGGACTCTGGATCCACTTGTCAACACTTCGAGTCTCATCATGAGGAAGTGTTTTCCTAAGAACCGTCTGCCTCTGCCCACCATCAAATCAGCCTTCCATTACCAGCTGCCACACGTACCTGCTGCAGGGCCTGTGGCGCAGCTGTACAGCCAGCCACCTGGGG TGGACGATGTGGTGGATGAAAGTGACGATAACGAGGAGACGGACGCAGACACAGAGAACGATACTGAGAATGAAGAGGACGACAAGGATCAAGGCGCCGCG AATGATGACATAGAGACGGACCTAAACAAGCTGCATCCCAAAAACAACCCCGGACGTCCTTTCGAGGAGTTGAGGGTCTACGAGAGGTTCTTCTTGGAGCTTTCTGAAGACTTCCAG GGTTATAACTTTGAGCCGTCAAAGAGTTCCTCGACCACGTCGTCGTCTTTCTCCTCAACTCGATCCACTCGGCCCATCATAGTGCCAACAGCACAAGCCCTTTCCCCGAAGCACGTCCCCATAATGAGCTGTCAGGAGGACTGCAGCCTCACTAAAGGAGAACACACCGTGCACTCTCCCTCTGTGCCCACTACTGCTCCACTAACGCCTCTAGAACTGGACACCATCCTCCTCACCAAGGGCCGAGACAGAAAAGGGGAGGCGCACGCAGCACTGTCCTCCCTCACCAGGCCTCCGGCTCAACCCCAGATGATAGAGCAGGAGCTCGCCCACCTGCTGGAGTGTGTCTCTCTAGAGGCGGAGGATACTCCAAACAAAGGGGAGGAAGTAGGACGGGGAGGCAAACAAGAAGGATCCCCTGTCAATGCCACGAGGCACATACAGTCTCCACTGCTCCTGGGGGGCATAGCTACCCGtcgtgtggggggaggaggaggaggaggcggcagtAACTGGGGTTCGGACTGTGGCTCAGAGGGAGCCGAGGACGAGGCAGGGGAAGGAGCAGTTTTGGAGGTTCCAGACACGGCGCTGCTCCTCCCGCTTCATGACCCCGACCTCTATGTGGAGATGGTGAAGGGAACGCGCTCCGTCCCGCAGTACGCTGAAGTAGCTTACCCCGACTACTTTGGCCACATAGCCCCAACATTCAAGGAACCCCTTCAGGAGAGAGTGTATGGAGTACAGAG GTCCAAAATATTCCAGGACATTGAGAGGTTAATTCATCCCAATGATATCGTGGATAAAGTAGTCTACGACTTGGACATTCCCAG TTGTCCTGTGATCGAAGACAATGGCGAGTCACTGAAGTTCAACTCTCAGTTTGAGTCTGGCAACTTGAGGAAGGCAGTTCAAATTAGGAA ATATGAGTATGACCTTGTGCTGAATTCAGACATCAACAGTAATCACTATCACCAGTGGTTCTACTTTGAGGTCAGCGGCATGCGTGTTGGAACCAACTACCGCTTCAACATCATCAACTCTGAGAAGTCCAACAGCCAGTTCAACTACG gcatgCAGGTCCTAATGTACTCTGTGCAGGACGCGATCAGTGGCAGGCCTCGCTGGGTCAGAACAGGAACAGACATCTGTTATTACAA GAATCACTTTGCGAGGAGCTCCATTGCAGCGGGGGGTCAGAAAGGAAAGTCCTATTATACAATGACCTTCAGCACAAGCTTCAGCCATAAGGATGATGTCTGCTACTTTGCCTATCATTACCCATATACTTACTCCACTCTTAAG ATGCACCTGTCCAAACTTGAGGCTTTGAGGACCCCCCAGATCTACCTGAGACAGGATGTCCTCTGTCAAACTTTGGGGGGAAACAGCTGCCCCCTTCTCACTATCACTGCCATGCCGGAATCCAATTCTAATGATTACATCTGTCAGTTCA GGAATCGTCCATTGATCTTCCTGTCGGCCAGAGTGCACCCTGGAGAGACCAACGCTAGCTGGGTAATGAAGGGTACGCTGGAGTTCCTGATGGGCACCAGCCCACTGGCTGCCAGCCTGAGAGAGGCATACATCTTCAAAATAGTCCCCATGCTCAACCCGGATGGAGTTGTAAATGGAAA TCATCGTTGCTCTCTGAGTGGAGAGGATTTGAATCGCCAGTGGCAGAACCCCAATCCTGAGCTCCACCCCACCATCTACCACACTAAGAGCCTGCTGCAGTACCTTGCACACATACAAAGGGCGCCGCTG GTATTCTGCGACTACCACGGTCATTCCAGGAAGAAGAATGTGTTCATGTACGGCTGCAGCGTGAAGGAGACGGTCTGGCAATCCAATATCAGCGCTACGTCCAGTGACTTACAGGAGGACCTTGGATACAGA GCGCTTCCTAAGATCCTGTCCCAGATCGCCCCGGCCTTCAGCATGGCCAGCTGCAGTTTTGTTGTGGAGCGCTCCAAAGAGTCAACAGCTCGTGTTGTTGTATGGAGAGAGATCGGAGTGCAGCGCAGCTACACCATGGAGAGCACGCTGTGCGGTTGCGACCAGGGAAAGTATAAG GGTCTTCAGATTGGCaccagagagctggaggagatggGAGCTCAGTTCTGTGTGGCCCTGCTGAGGCTGAAAAGGCTGACGGGGATGCGCAATCACCAACACCTGCTGGACTTGGAGAGCGATATCATTGGGACGCAGTCTAAAGTGGTCAG CAGCAGCCCCACCACCTAcgtgatggaggaggatgagccGTCCTTTCTGGAGGCGATAGACTACAGCGCAGAGAGCAATGATGAGGACGCCGAGCCTGAAAACGAGCACGGCGGCGGAGTCCAGGAGAATCCCAATCACCTCGATCAACTGTCGGACGGCGAGACGAATCACCGGGACTAG